The proteins below are encoded in one region of Micromonospora sp. DSM 45708:
- a CDS encoding cation:dicarboxylate symporter family transporter — protein sequence MDTTTSAPEDVRPARRDRTRYLYLAVILAVVAGIVVGLVAPDVGKALKPLGTGFVNLIKMMISPVIFCTIVLGVGSVRQAAKVGKVGGLALGYFLVMSTVALAIGLVVGNLIHPGAGLDLGPDVADAGRSAAGDESAGTVDFLLGIIPTTLVSALTEGEVLQTLLVALLVGFAVQGMGRRGEPVLRAIGVLQRLVFKVLAMIMWLAPIGAFGAMAAVVGATGVDALKSLAQIMLGFYATCLIFVIVVLGLLLRLIAGISIFSLLRYLGREFLLILSTSSSESALPRLIAKMEHVGVSRPVVGITVPTGYSFNLDGTAIYLTMAALFVADALGKPLAVGEQISLLVFMVIASKGAAGVTGAGLATLAGGLQSHRPDLVDGVGLIVGIDRFMSEARALTNFAGNAVATVLVGTWTGEFDRDQARAVLAGDRPFDENSMLDEDDDERPAEDAPPGAERPLAGSTA from the coding sequence ATGGACACCACCACCTCCGCCCCCGAGGACGTCCGGCCCGCCCGCCGCGACCGGACCCGGTACCTCTACCTGGCGGTCATTCTCGCCGTCGTCGCCGGCATCGTGGTCGGCCTGGTCGCACCGGACGTCGGCAAGGCGCTGAAACCGCTCGGCACCGGCTTCGTGAACCTGATCAAGATGATGATCAGCCCGGTCATCTTCTGCACCATCGTGCTCGGCGTCGGTTCGGTCCGGCAGGCGGCCAAGGTCGGCAAGGTCGGCGGCCTCGCGCTCGGCTACTTCCTGGTCATGTCCACGGTGGCGCTGGCGATCGGCCTCGTGGTCGGCAACCTCATCCACCCCGGCGCCGGCCTGGACCTGGGCCCGGACGTGGCCGACGCCGGCCGGTCGGCGGCCGGTGACGAGAGCGCCGGCACTGTCGACTTCCTGCTCGGGATCATCCCGACCACGCTGGTCTCCGCGCTGACCGAGGGCGAGGTGTTGCAGACGCTGCTGGTGGCGCTGCTGGTCGGCTTCGCGGTGCAGGGCATGGGCCGCCGGGGCGAGCCGGTGCTGCGGGCGATCGGCGTGCTCCAGCGCCTGGTCTTCAAGGTGCTGGCGATGATCATGTGGCTGGCGCCGATCGGCGCGTTCGGCGCGATGGCGGCGGTGGTCGGCGCCACCGGCGTGGACGCGCTGAAGAGCCTGGCGCAGATCATGCTCGGCTTCTACGCCACCTGCCTGATCTTCGTGATCGTGGTGCTCGGCCTGCTACTGCGCCTGATCGCCGGGATCTCGATCTTCTCGCTGCTGCGCTACCTGGGCCGCGAGTTCCTGCTGATCCTCTCCACCTCGTCGTCCGAGTCGGCGCTGCCCCGGCTGATCGCGAAGATGGAGCACGTCGGCGTCAGCCGGCCGGTCGTCGGCATCACGGTCCCCACCGGCTACTCGTTCAACCTCGACGGCACCGCCATCTACCTGACCATGGCCGCGCTCTTCGTGGCCGACGCGTTGGGCAAGCCGCTCGCGGTCGGGGAGCAGATCTCGCTGCTGGTGTTCATGGTGATCGCGTCGAAGGGCGCGGCCGGCGTGACCGGCGCCGGGCTGGCCACGCTGGCCGGCGGCCTCCAGTCGCACCGGCCGGACCTGGTCGACGGCGTCGGCCTGATCGTCGGCATCGACCGGTTCATGTCCGAGGCCCGGGCGCTGACCAACTTCGCCGGCAACGCCGTGGCGACCGTGCTGGTCGGCACCTGGACCGGGGAGTTCGACCGGGACCAGGCCCGCGCCGTGCTGGCCGGCGACCGCCCGTTCGACGAGAACAGCATGCTCGACGAGGACGACGACGAGCGCCCCGCCGAGGACGCCCCGCCCGGCGCCGAGCGCCCGCTCGCGGGCTCCACCGCCTGA
- a CDS encoding YncE family protein, with product MTPRSLLALSSALLLSAGLMACTDRPPGEEALTGPSDGGPARTIGPLVTGMPAYPTPGDVYAAAGPDKLVPRVRDDRPLVYVPNTKSNDVWVIDPATYQVVRKFPGGPEPQHVVPSYDLRTLYVASSQIPNGGLVPIDARTGEPGRFRKLEDVYNLYFTPDGKQAIVVAEAYQRLDFYDVATWQRARSVRFPECGGINHMDYSADGRTMLFSCEFANRMLVLDTTTLRKVREFRLTETSDGMPQDTRLTPDGQHFLVADMRANGVYVFDGGATRQTGFIRTGRGAHGIYFSRDARHAYVTNRDEGSVTVLDLPGLRSTATWRIPGGGSPDMGGLSSDGKRLWLSGRYHDEVYVLSTENGQLLARIPVGRGPHGLTVWPQPGRYSLGHTGNIR from the coding sequence ATGACGCCTCGGTCGCTCCTGGCGCTCTCGTCGGCCCTGCTCCTGTCGGCGGGGCTCATGGCGTGCACTGATCGCCCGCCCGGGGAGGAGGCCCTGACCGGCCCGTCCGATGGCGGTCCCGCCCGGACGATCGGTCCGTTGGTGACCGGCATGCCGGCGTACCCGACGCCCGGCGACGTGTATGCCGCCGCCGGTCCCGACAAGCTCGTCCCGCGCGTGCGCGACGACCGACCCCTGGTCTACGTGCCGAACACCAAGAGCAACGACGTCTGGGTGATCGACCCCGCGACCTACCAGGTGGTGCGGAAGTTCCCGGGTGGCCCGGAGCCCCAGCACGTCGTGCCCTCCTACGACCTGCGCACGCTCTATGTGGCATCCAGTCAGATCCCCAACGGCGGCCTGGTGCCGATCGACGCGCGCACCGGCGAGCCAGGCCGGTTCAGAAAGCTCGAAGACGTGTACAACCTCTACTTCACCCCGGACGGCAAGCAGGCGATCGTGGTGGCCGAGGCGTACCAGCGGCTGGACTTCTACGACGTGGCCACCTGGCAGCGGGCGCGGTCGGTCCGGTTCCCCGAGTGCGGCGGCATCAACCACATGGACTACTCCGCTGACGGCAGGACCATGCTGTTCAGTTGCGAGTTCGCCAACCGGATGCTGGTGCTCGACACCACCACGCTCCGCAAGGTGCGCGAGTTTCGGCTCACCGAGACGAGTGACGGCATGCCGCAGGACACCCGGCTGACACCGGACGGGCAGCACTTCCTCGTGGCAGACATGCGCGCCAACGGCGTCTACGTCTTCGACGGTGGGGCGACTCGGCAGACCGGCTTCATCCGCACCGGGCGTGGCGCGCACGGTATCTACTTCAGTCGCGACGCCCGGCATGCCTACGTCACCAACCGCGACGAGGGCAGTGTGACAGTGCTCGACCTGCCGGGTCTGCGATCCACCGCGACCTGGCGGATTCCCGGCGGCGGCAGCCCGGACATGGGCGGGCTCTCGTCAGACGGGAAGCGCCTCTGGCTCTCCGGGCGGTACCACGACGAGGTGTACGTATTGAGTACGGAGAACGGCCAACTGCTGGCCCGTATACCGGTCGGCAGGGGGCCGCACGGCTTGACCGTCTGGCCGCAGCCCGGCCGCTACTCGCTCGGGCACACCGGCAACATCCGTTGA
- the dnaE gene encoding DNA polymerase III subunit alpha yields the protein MGDSFAHLHVHTEYSMLDGAARLKDLFAEAARLGMPAVAITDHGNMHGANDFYKQAMAAGVKPILGVEAYVAPESRFHKARVKWGRPEQKSDDVSGNGAITHMTMWAANRTGLHNMFRLNSRASMEGHYVKWPRMDMELIAEHAEGIMATTGCPSGAVQTRLRLGQFDEALKVAAAYQDIFGKENYFLEIMDHGLDIERRVRDGLTEIAHKLDIPPVVTNDSHYTHEAQAEAHDVLLCVQTGSNVADPNRFRFEGGGYFVKSADQMRAVDSSELWQQGCRNTLLVAEKVDPTGMFTFHNLMPRFPIPDGETEESWFRKETFAGLKRRFPNGIPEGHVVQAEYELGVIIQMGFPSYFLVVADFIQWAKNQGIAVGPGRGSAAGSLVAYALGITDLDPIPHGLIFERFLNPERVSMPDVDIDFDERRRGEVIKYVTDKWGEDKVAQIATFGTIKAKAAIKDSARVLGFPYAVGDRITKAMPPAVMGKDIPLSGIFDPKHPRYAEAGEIRGLYETDPDVKKVIETAKGIEGLIRQTGVHAAGVIMSAEPIIEHIPLMRRDADGVIITQFDYPTCESLGLLKMDFLGLRNLTIIDDAVKNIQLNHGKELDLLGLPLDDKAAYELLARGDTLGVFQLDGGPMRSLLRMMKPDNFEDISAVLALYRPGPMGVDSHTNYALRKNGLQEITPIHPALEEPLREILAPTHGLIVYQEQVQRAAQILAGYTLGQADLLRRAMGKKKKEILDKEFVPFRDGCRANGYPDDAIQAVWDVLVPFAGYAFNKAHSAAYGLVSYWTAYLKAHYPAEYMAALLTSVGDDKDKMALYLSECRRMRIQVLPPDVNTSAGPFTPVGKEIRFGLGAVRNVGANVVASIMRCREEKGEYADFYDFLSKVDAVACNKKTIESLIKAGAFDSLGHPRKALLAVHADAIDAYADVKRKEAVGQYDLFGAGFGDADTGGSTTVMPVIADSEWDKRDKLAFEREMLGLYVSDHPLFGLEHVLGAAADTTIAALSEEGTVPDGAVVTLAGILSGVQRRVTKQGRAWASATLEDLAGGVETLFFPNTYEVIGQYIAEDAIVVVKGRVDRRDDTPRIMAMDMSMPDVTSNPANKPVTLTIPVHRCTPPLVERLKETLVLHPGDTEVHVKLLNGGKVTTLRLGPFRVAATTALMGDLKSVLGPANVS from the coding sequence ATGGGCGATTCGTTCGCGCATCTGCACGTACACACCGAGTACTCGATGCTCGACGGTGCGGCCCGCCTCAAGGACCTGTTCGCCGAGGCGGCGAGGCTCGGCATGCCGGCCGTGGCGATCACCGACCACGGCAACATGCACGGCGCGAACGACTTCTACAAGCAGGCGATGGCCGCCGGGGTCAAGCCCATCCTCGGCGTCGAGGCGTACGTCGCGCCGGAGTCGCGCTTCCACAAGGCGCGGGTCAAGTGGGGACGCCCCGAGCAGAAGAGCGACGACGTCTCCGGCAACGGCGCCATCACCCACATGACCATGTGGGCGGCGAACCGCACCGGCCTGCACAACATGTTCCGGCTCAACTCCCGCGCCTCGATGGAGGGCCACTACGTCAAGTGGCCCCGGATGGACATGGAGCTGATCGCCGAGCACGCCGAGGGCATCATGGCCACCACCGGCTGCCCCTCCGGCGCGGTGCAGACCCGGCTGCGGCTCGGCCAGTTCGACGAGGCGCTCAAGGTCGCCGCCGCGTACCAGGACATCTTCGGCAAGGAGAACTACTTCCTGGAGATCATGGACCACGGCCTCGACATCGAGCGCCGGGTCCGCGACGGGCTCACCGAGATCGCCCACAAGCTCGACATCCCGCCGGTGGTCACCAACGACTCGCACTACACGCACGAGGCGCAGGCCGAGGCGCACGACGTGCTGCTCTGCGTGCAGACCGGCAGCAACGTCGCCGACCCCAACCGGTTCCGCTTCGAGGGCGGCGGCTACTTCGTCAAGTCCGCCGACCAGATGCGCGCGGTCGACTCGTCCGAGCTGTGGCAGCAGGGCTGCCGCAACACGCTGCTGGTGGCCGAGAAGGTCGATCCGACCGGCATGTTCACGTTCCACAACCTGATGCCGCGGTTCCCGATCCCGGACGGCGAGACCGAGGAGTCCTGGTTCCGCAAGGAGACGTTCGCCGGGCTCAAGCGCCGCTTCCCGAACGGCATCCCGGAGGGCCACGTCGTCCAGGCCGAGTACGAGCTGGGCGTCATCATCCAGATGGGCTTCCCGTCCTACTTCCTCGTGGTCGCCGACTTCATCCAGTGGGCGAAGAACCAGGGCATCGCGGTCGGCCCGGGCCGCGGCTCGGCGGCCGGATCGCTCGTCGCGTACGCGTTGGGCATCACCGACCTCGACCCGATCCCGCACGGTCTGATCTTCGAGCGGTTCCTCAACCCGGAGCGCGTCTCGATGCCGGACGTCGACATCGACTTCGACGAGCGCCGACGCGGCGAGGTCATCAAGTACGTGACCGACAAGTGGGGCGAGGACAAGGTCGCGCAGATCGCCACGTTCGGCACGATCAAGGCGAAGGCCGCGATCAAGGACTCGGCCCGGGTGCTGGGCTTCCCGTACGCGGTCGGCGACCGGATCACCAAGGCCATGCCCCCGGCCGTCATGGGCAAGGACATCCCGCTCTCCGGCATCTTCGACCCGAAGCACCCGCGCTACGCCGAGGCGGGCGAGATCCGTGGCCTCTACGAGACCGACCCGGACGTCAAGAAGGTCATCGAGACCGCGAAGGGCATCGAGGGCCTGATCCGCCAGACCGGTGTGCACGCGGCCGGCGTCATCATGTCCGCCGAGCCGATCATCGAGCACATCCCGCTGATGCGACGCGACGCCGACGGCGTCATCATCACGCAGTTCGACTACCCGACCTGCGAGTCGCTCGGGCTGCTGAAGATGGACTTCCTCGGCCTGCGCAACCTGACCATCATCGACGACGCGGTGAAGAACATCCAGCTCAACCACGGCAAGGAGCTGGACCTGCTCGGCCTGCCGCTGGACGACAAGGCCGCGTACGAGCTGCTCGCGCGCGGCGACACGCTCGGCGTGTTCCAGCTCGACGGCGGGCCGATGCGCTCGCTGCTGCGGATGATGAAGCCGGACAACTTCGAGGACATCTCCGCCGTGCTGGCGCTCTACCGGCCCGGCCCGATGGGTGTGGACTCGCACACCAACTACGCGCTGCGCAAGAACGGCCTCCAGGAGATCACCCCGATCCACCCGGCGCTGGAGGAGCCGCTGCGCGAGATCCTCGCCCCCACCCACGGCCTGATCGTCTACCAGGAGCAGGTGCAGCGCGCCGCGCAGATCCTCGCCGGCTACACGCTCGGCCAGGCCGACCTGTTGCGCCGCGCGATGGGCAAGAAGAAGAAGGAGATCCTGGACAAGGAGTTCGTCCCGTTCCGGGACGGCTGCCGCGCGAACGGCTATCCCGACGACGCCATCCAGGCGGTGTGGGACGTGCTGGTCCCGTTCGCCGGCTACGCGTTCAACAAGGCCCACTCCGCCGCGTACGGCCTGGTGTCGTACTGGACCGCCTACCTCAAGGCGCACTACCCGGCGGAATACATGGCGGCGCTGCTCACCTCCGTCGGTGACGACAAGGACAAGATGGCGCTCTACCTGTCCGAGTGCCGCCGGATGCGGATCCAGGTCCTGCCGCCGGACGTGAACACCTCCGCCGGCCCGTTCACCCCGGTCGGCAAGGAGATCCGGTTCGGCCTCGGCGCGGTCCGCAACGTCGGCGCGAACGTGGTCGCCTCGATCATGCGGTGCCGCGAGGAGAAGGGCGAGTACGCCGACTTCTACGACTTCCTGTCCAAGGTCGACGCGGTGGCCTGCAACAAGAAGACCATCGAATCGCTGATCAAGGCCGGCGCGTTCGACTCGCTCGGCCACCCGCGCAAGGCCCTGCTCGCCGTGCACGCCGACGCCATCGACGCGTACGCCGACGTCAAGCGCAAGGAGGCGGTAGGCCAGTACGACCTGTTCGGCGCCGGCTTCGGCGACGCGGACACCGGCGGCAGCACCACCGTCATGCCGGTCATCGCCGACAGCGAGTGGGACAAGCGCGACAAGCTGGCGTTCGAGCGCGAGATGCTCGGCCTGTACGTCTCCGACCACCCGCTGTTCGGCCTGGAACACGTGCTCGGCGCGGCGGCCGACACCACCATCGCCGCGTTGTCCGAGGAGGGCACCGTGCCCGACGGCGCGGTGGTCACGCTCGCCGGCATCCTCTCCGGCGTCCAGCGCCGGGTCACCAAGCAGGGCCGGGCCTGGGCCTCGGCCACGCTCGAAGACCTCGCCGGCGGCGTCGAGACGCTGTTCTTCCCCAACACCTACGAGGTGATCGGGCAGTACATCGCCGAGGACGCCATCGTGGTGGTCAAGGGCCGGGTGGACCGTCGGGACGACACCCCCCGGATCATGGCGATGGACATGTCCATGCCGGACGTCACCAGCAACCCGGCGAACAAACCGGTCACGCTGACCATCCCGGTGCACCGCTGCACCCCGCCGCTGGTCGAGCGACTCAAGGAGACGCTGGTGCTGCACCCCGGCGACACCGAGGTGCACGTCAAGCTGCTCAACGGCGGCAAGGTCACCACGTTGCGTCTCGGGCCGTTCCGGGTCGCCGCGACCACCGCGCTGATGGGGGACCTGAAGAGCGTGCTGGGCCCGGCCAACGTGAGCTGA
- a CDS encoding PadR family transcriptional regulator: MVSDEVLRTHLQELRRGTVVVASLVALRRPDYGYALLQRLAAHGFAVDANTLYPLLRRLEEQGLLTSEWNTEESRPRKFYRTSDDGETVLGRLLDDLTAVRTSVTQLIEGVGR; this comes from the coding sequence ATGGTCAGCGACGAGGTCCTCCGGACCCATCTCCAGGAGCTGCGACGCGGCACGGTCGTGGTGGCCAGCCTGGTCGCCCTGCGCCGCCCCGACTACGGCTACGCCCTGCTGCAACGATTGGCCGCGCACGGCTTCGCGGTCGACGCCAACACGCTCTACCCGCTGCTGCGCCGGCTCGAGGAACAGGGCCTGCTCACCAGCGAGTGGAACACCGAGGAGAGCCGGCCGCGCAAGTTCTACCGCACCAGCGACGACGGCGAGACGGTGCTGGGCCGCCTGCTCGACGACCTGACCGCGGTGCGGACGTCCGTCACCCAGTTGATCGAAGGAGTAGGGCGATGA
- a CDS encoding permease prefix domain 1-containing protein, with translation MSSLTDRYLAATLRTVPAPRRAELAEELRASIADMIDDRTAGGQDHAAAEREVLTEMGRPEQLAARYSDRTLQLIGPRYYLLWWRVLRTLLTWIPAAVGVITGLVTATVGDEPGRAIGAAISVALQTAVQVAFWVTLSFAVLERTRAPLGLPEWTVDQLPEESRDRQISQPDSVASVVFLLGTVAVLVGQHFQRWATDDGSRLPVLDPALWSFWLPALIVVLLATVGLEVAKYRAGRWTWPLVAVNALLNLAFAGPVVWLLLTDRLLNPELVERFTWLRDGGADDVARVAVVVTVVIAAWDVVDSLVKARRAAR, from the coding sequence ATGAGTTCCCTGACCGACCGTTACCTGGCGGCCACGCTGCGGACCGTGCCCGCGCCGCGCCGCGCCGAGCTCGCCGAGGAGCTGCGCGCCTCCATCGCCGACATGATCGACGACCGGACCGCCGGCGGGCAGGACCACGCCGCCGCCGAGCGCGAGGTGCTCACCGAGATGGGCCGCCCCGAGCAGCTCGCCGCCCGCTACAGCGACCGCACGCTCCAGCTCATCGGCCCGCGCTACTACCTGCTCTGGTGGCGGGTGCTGCGCACCCTGCTCACCTGGATCCCGGCGGCGGTCGGCGTGATCACCGGTCTCGTCACGGCCACCGTCGGCGACGAGCCCGGCCGGGCCATCGGCGCGGCGATCTCGGTCGCGCTCCAGACCGCGGTGCAGGTCGCGTTCTGGGTGACGCTGAGCTTCGCCGTCCTGGAACGCACCCGGGCGCCGCTGGGCCTGCCGGAGTGGACCGTCGACCAGCTCCCCGAGGAGAGCCGCGACCGGCAGATCAGCCAGCCGGACAGCGTGGCCTCGGTGGTCTTCCTGCTCGGCACCGTCGCGGTCCTGGTCGGGCAGCACTTCCAGCGGTGGGCCACCGACGACGGCTCCCGGCTGCCGGTGCTCGACCCGGCACTGTGGAGCTTCTGGCTCCCCGCCCTGATCGTGGTGCTGCTCGCCACCGTCGGCCTGGAGGTCGCGAAGTACCGGGCCGGCCGCTGGACCTGGCCGCTGGTGGCGGTCAACGCGCTGCTCAACCTGGCGTTCGCGGGCCCGGTGGTCTGGCTGCTGCTCACCGACCGGCTGCTCAACCCGGAGCTGGTCGAACGGTTCACCTGGCTGCGCGACGGCGGGGCGGACGACGTGGCCCGCGTCGCCGTCGTGGTCACCGTGGTCATCGCGGCCTGGGACGTGGTCGACAGCCTGGTCAAGGCCCGGCGCGCCGCCCGCTGA
- a CDS encoding GNAT family N-acetyltransferase — MLVPDLPLRTARLVLRAFTADDLAVVRDYRGRPEVTRFLYHQPYDDVAARAAIDRLVRRTALRAPGDVLNLAVTLADTGVFVGDVLLTWTSAEHRQGEIGYVAHPDHTGHGYVTEAARELLRLGFEGLGLHRIVGRLDARNTASARVLERLGMRREAHLRENEFVKGEWTDEAVYALLAREWRAAG; from the coding sequence GTGCTCGTACCCGATCTGCCGTTGCGCACCGCGCGCCTGGTGCTGCGTGCCTTCACCGCCGACGACCTCGCCGTGGTCCGGGACTACCGGGGCCGCCCGGAGGTCACCCGGTTCCTCTACCACCAGCCGTACGACGACGTCGCCGCCCGGGCGGCGATCGACCGGCTGGTCCGGCGCACCGCGCTGCGCGCGCCGGGCGACGTGCTCAACCTGGCCGTGACGCTTGCCGACACCGGCGTGTTCGTCGGGGACGTGCTGCTTACCTGGACCAGCGCGGAGCACCGGCAGGGCGAGATCGGTTACGTGGCCCATCCCGACCACACCGGCCACGGCTACGTGACGGAGGCGGCCCGGGAGTTGTTGCGGCTGGGCTTCGAGGGCCTGGGCCTGCACCGGATCGTCGGCCGGTTGGACGCCCGCAACACCGCCTCGGCCCGGGTGCTGGAACGGCTGGGCATGCGTCGCGAGGCGCACCTGCGGGAGAACGAGTTCGTCAAGGGCGAGTGGACCGACGAGGCGGTCTACGCCCTGCTGGCGCGGGAGTGGCGGGCGGCGGGCTGA
- a CDS encoding DUF397 domain-containing protein — protein sequence MDLTNARWRTSTKSGTNGGNCVEVADNLPGVVAVRDSKDRQGPVLAFTPRSWQAFVCHAKSVA from the coding sequence ATGGACCTGACCAACGCCCGGTGGCGTACGTCAACGAAGTCCGGGACGAACGGCGGGAACTGCGTCGAGGTCGCCGACAACCTCCCCGGTGTGGTCGCCGTTCGGGACAGCAAGGATCGGCAGGGCCCGGTCCTGGCCTTCACGCCACGCTCCTGGCAGGCGTTCGTCTGCCACGCGAAGTCGGTCGCCTGA